The Metabacillus schmidteae nucleotide sequence TAATGTTCCTATTAATTTCATATTATGAAGCGAGATGTTCATTTTTATCACTGTGTAAGTTGCGCAGTGGTAGTGGCGGACATTTATGTCGGGTCAAATAAGAGACTACGAGAATGGTAATCAATCCTGCAAGCATAGCAGTAGTACGGAAAGGGAAATATACCGTTCCATCCTCTACTAAAGGATATGGAATAAAATGTGGTAATCCAAGTAATGGCTCTCCACCCCCAACCCTTAATACGAAGGCAACAATAAAACCAGAAAGCGCTCCATACCAGTTTGCCCATTTATAGTATAGGGCACAGGTTAGTTGCGGAAATAAAATGCAATATACCATATCACTCGATAAGTACCATAACGCATAAACGCTTTTGGCATTTAAGGCAATTAATGTTGCCCCGACCCCAACAATAATGACACTGCTTCGAATGACTTTTTGCAATTGCTTCGGGCTTGCTTTCGGTTTTACGAGCGGACGATAAACGTTCCAAGCTGCCATACCTGATGCCGATAGGAGTGATGCTGCAACAGCTGCTAAAACAGCTGCAGCCAATCCACCAAGAGCAATTGCACCAACAAGCCCTGGTGTCATATATTTAAATACATAGGTAAGGATCATCGAAGAGTGTTCCGGAGCTGATGTCCCAAGTGATCCCCAATCAGCACTAAAACCGGCAATTCCGATTAATGCAGGTGGAATCGCACACAAAATACATAACACTCCCGCCCAAATCGATAGCCACATCGCCACATTTTCGTTCTTTGCAGAAAGAACACGTTGGAAATAGATTTGCCAAGGGATCCCCCCGAACACTAATAAAAGTGCGAAATCCCACCAATACCAATATAAATTTCCCCATTCAGGATCATTCCACCCAGTTAACGGGGGAAAAAGACTTAGCGCTCCTTGCATGTTGGTAGCATAATTCTCAAAAGCCGTTTGAAAACCTCCTACATGAGAGAAAGCGAACGGTAATACTAACAACAACCCAAAAAACATAATCGTGATTTGTAAAACGTCCGTATGAGCAATTGCCCAAAGACCCCCGACTACTGTATACGCAATCGCAACGATAGATGAAATAATAATTGAAACTGTAAAACTTAAACCGAGAATAACACTGAATGTTGTCCCAAGTGCCGTTAATATAGCAGCACTCCAAAACAATTCTCCAAGAAGAGCAGGGAAATAGAGAAGCCCAGCTACTTTATTTCCGAATCGAGATTCCAACGGATCCAGCATAGTCATAAATTCCATTCGTCTCATTTTTCGTGCGTAAAAAATGCCTCCAAATATTAAGCTAATTCCATATGCCCATGGTGCTTGTGTCCACACAATACCAGAAGCGTGGATCGTTTCAGCCGTTCCGGCGATGTACCCTCCACCAACCCAAGTCGCTGTCATCGTAAACATGGATAGCCAAAGTGGCATTGATCTTCCAGCAACAAGCATGTCATCTGTTTTACCTCGCCTTTTCTCGACTGCTTTTGCACCAATGTAATAGAAAAGACAGTATAAAGCCAGCATAATGAACAAGCCTGGCCAATAAATGCTTTTTTTGGTTATAAGAGAATAAATCACTGTAAAACTAGTGAATACGATAAAACCAGCAACTGCTGTTTTTAACGGAGTCCAAAATATTCGCTTTGGACTTTCTGAAAGCTCCGTGGAAGTTTCAACATCGCTGTTTAGTTGAGTTGCCTGATTTCCACTCAATTTCATCCCTTCTTTCTTATGGTTAGTGTTAGGTGTTCATCTATATAATCACTTGACATCTAATCAATCTTCAGAAAGACATAGAAGGATAGGTGCGACCTGGATGTAGATATGTTAAAATTATAATTAGATGTGTCATGTTATTTGACCATCGTATCTAAGGGGTGAACGGTATAGCGCCAACTTTACTTAGTTCGCCCTTTTTTACCTTTGTATAGTAAAATAATAATCAACCCTATATTTTTTTGCTCTTGCTGTAAATCTATGGATAAAGGATAGGTTGAACAGAGGGGTTCTTTATATTTTTTCACAACGTAAAGGAGATTCTTGACTGCACTTTTCAGGAGAAATAGGTCTTTCCTCTTGTAGGAATGGTTAATATTATGTTTTTTTTTTTTTTTTGAAAATGCTTACAGTATAGATGAGCTAATTAGATGTACCAATTAGTGAATCTGAGAGAGCTCTGATTTATCTTGTTATAACAACTAATCTAAGGG carries:
- a CDS encoding sodium:solute symporter family protein, with protein sequence MFWTPLKTAVAGFIVFTSFTVIYSLITKKSIYWPGLFIMLALYCLFYYIGAKAVEKRRGKTDDMLVAGRSMPLWLSMFTMTATWVGGGYIAGTAETIHASGIVWTQAPWAYGISLIFGGIFYARKMRRMEFMTMLDPLESRFGNKVAGLLYFPALLGELFWSAAILTALGTTFSVILGLSFTVSIIISSIVAIAYTVVGGLWAIAHTDVLQITIMFFGLLLVLPFAFSHVGGFQTAFENYATNMQGALSLFPPLTGWNDPEWGNLYWYWWDFALLLVFGGIPWQIYFQRVLSAKNENVAMWLSIWAGVLCILCAIPPALIGIAGFSADWGSLGTSAPEHSSMILTYVFKYMTPGLVGAIALGGLAAAVLAAVAASLLSASGMAAWNVYRPLVKPKASPKQLQKVIRSSVIIVGVGATLIALNAKSVYALWYLSSDMVYCILFPQLTCALYYKWANWYGALSGFIVAFVLRVGGGEPLLGLPHFIPYPLVEDGTVYFPFRTTAMLAGLITILVVSYLTRHKCPPLPLRNLHSDKNEHLAS